One genomic segment of Bacillus carboniphilus includes these proteins:
- a CDS encoding M20 family metallopeptidase, with product MKQDLKNHLESLKTSLWDMSDYLYEHPELGDQEFNSMKLLVEYLKEHNFTVETGIVDRPTAFKAVYDSEKEGPTIAYLAEYDALPEVGHGCGHNMIGTMSVGAGVLLSKVIDEIGGRVVVLGTPAEETNGAKVPMAEQGIFDDIDVAMMLHPSGESYESGDSLAMDALQFEFRGKTSHAAASPEKGINALDGVIQLFNGINALRQHVTSDVRIHGIITEGGVAANVVPDKAVAQFYVRAKDRDNLNEVVQKVKNIAEGASLMTGASVHISNYELSYDNMITNQTLSEIFTENLLGAGVKKVHKSASGSGSLDMGNVSHVVPAIHPYIGLDSPGLVGHTREFANLTITENSHRIHAMGVLALASTGYDLITNKELFDKVAAEFVGQRGQV from the coding sequence ATGAAACAAGATTTAAAAAATCACTTAGAATCATTAAAGACAAGCCTTTGGGACATGAGCGATTACTTATACGAACACCCTGAATTAGGGGATCAAGAATTTAACTCGATGAAGTTACTAGTCGAATACTTAAAGGAACATAACTTCACTGTTGAAACAGGAATCGTGGATAGACCGACTGCTTTTAAAGCTGTTTATGACAGTGAAAAAGAGGGACCAACAATTGCTTATTTAGCTGAATATGATGCCCTGCCTGAAGTGGGTCATGGATGCGGACACAATATGATAGGTACCATGAGTGTTGGTGCAGGTGTGTTGTTAAGCAAAGTAATTGATGAAATTGGGGGCCGTGTGGTTGTGTTAGGTACCCCGGCAGAAGAAACCAATGGGGCAAAGGTTCCAATGGCAGAACAAGGGATTTTTGATGACATTGATGTAGCGATGATGCTTCATCCTTCTGGAGAATCCTATGAGAGTGGGGATTCGCTTGCCATGGATGCCCTACAATTTGAATTCCGTGGTAAAACGAGTCATGCAGCAGCATCACCGGAAAAAGGAATTAACGCCCTAGATGGTGTCATTCAATTATTCAATGGTATTAACGCACTTCGCCAGCATGTTACTTCTGACGTCCGCATACACGGAATCATTACAGAAGGTGGAGTAGCAGCAAACGTAGTGCCAGATAAGGCAGTTGCTCAATTCTATGTAAGAGCCAAGGACCGTGACAACTTAAATGAAGTGGTCCAAAAGGTTAAAAATATCGCAGAAGGGGCTTCCTTAATGACAGGAGCTTCAGTTCACATCAGTAACTATGAGCTAAGCTACGATAACATGATTACAAACCAAACGTTGTCCGAAATTTTCACCGAAAACCTATTAGGTGCTGGTGTGAAAAAGGTGCATAAATCAGCAAGTGGATCAGGCTCACTCGACATGGGAAATGTCAGCCACGTGGTGCCTGCCATCCATCCATATATCGGTTTAGATAGCCCTGGATTAGTCGGTCATACCCGAGAATTCGCAAATCTAACCATAACCGAAAACTCACACCGAATCCATGCAATGGGTGT